A genomic stretch from Candidatus Methylomirabilis sp. includes:
- the pgl gene encoding 6-phosphogluconolactonase: protein MRRGGLRIFPDREALSREAARRFVAAAKKAVRARGRFTVAFSGGSTPADLYCLLATSSHREGLPWDRTHVFWGDERCVPPEDPASNYGAARALLLLHVPIPAANVHRMRGEEEPVRAALAYEAELRAVFGPPAGGVPRFDLLLLGLGEDGHTASLFPGSPVLRETERLVASPFVESLSASRLTLTLPVLNAAREILVLVAGGGKAAALREALEGDRDALPIQQVRPRAGVLTWLVDAAAAELLRPRGSPPSPA from the coding sequence ATGAGGAGAGGGGGGCTTCGGATCTTCCCGGACCGGGAGGCGTTAAGCCGGGAGGCGGCCAGGCGGTTCGTCGCCGCGGCAAAGAAGGCCGTCCGGGCCCGGGGCCGGTTCACCGTCGCGTTCTCCGGCGGCTCCACCCCCGCCGACCTCTATTGCCTCCTGGCGACCTCCTCCCACCGCGAGGGGCTTCCCTGGGACCGGACCCACGTCTTCTGGGGGGACGAGCGCTGCGTGCCGCCGGAAGACCCGGCCAGCAACTACGGCGCCGCCCGCGCCCTGCTCCTGTTGCACGTTCCCATCCCCGCCGCCAACGTCCACCGGATGCGGGGGGAGGAGGAGCCCGTCCGGGCGGCCCTGGCGTACGAGGCCGAGCTGCGCGCGGTCTTCGGTCCCCCGGCGGGCGGCGTCCCCCGCTTCGACCTCCTCCTCCTCGGCCTCGGCGAGGACGGGCACACCGCCTCCCTGTTCCCGGGCTCGCCGGTTCTCCGCGAGACCGAGCGGCTGGTGGCCTCCCCGTTCGTGGAGTCCCTCTCCGCCTCCCGGCTGACGCTCACGCTGCCGGTCCTGAACGCGGCGCGGGAGATCCTGGTCCTCGTCGCCGGCGGCGGGAAGGCGGCCGCCCTGCGGGAAGCCCTGGAGGGGGACAGGGACGCGCTGCCGATCCAGCAGGTGAGGCCTCGCGCGGGCGTCCTCACCTGGCTCGTGGACGCCGCCGCGGCCGAGCTCCTCCGTCCCCGGGGCTCGCCGCCCTCCCCCGCCTGA
- a CDS encoding glucose-6-phosphate dehydrogenase assembly protein OpcA: MAAPLKGGAGAAPGSRLVPGAPSPVPVRAVEGELARLREEATQAPDASAGPGALRACTLNLVVGARGGEGPADLASVVAEIMAEHPCRVLLLVEDPAGGAAPQATVAAVCHRPAAGGGLVCGEQVLLAASAEGRRAVAGAAVSLLVPDLPVALWWRAGSLEADERFARLAGLADRILLDSASLADGRPDFSAITGLVERYRDAALTDLQWGRLTPWRSLTAQFFDPPEMRPCLTRVAEVTVVFGPQPSGASQGLLYAGWLASRLGWQGAGAGRREADGEIRATLEREGGRVRLHLRPAAAGGTEGLVGVSLLAEGEPPARFRLDRAADGACVVSEVELGGRPPLSRTVCVEEPREGELIRQELRVTGRDRIFEEALRAAAALVPR; the protein is encoded by the coding sequence GTGGCGGCGCCTCTAAAGGGAGGGGCGGGAGCAGCCCCGGGCTCGCGGCTCGTTCCCGGCGCGCCGTCGCCCGTCCCGGTGCGGGCGGTGGAGGGGGAGCTGGCCCGCCTCCGGGAGGAAGCCACGCAGGCCCCGGACGCGTCTGCCGGCCCCGGGGCCCTCAGGGCGTGCACCCTGAACCTCGTGGTCGGTGCTCGCGGGGGAGAGGGGCCGGCAGACCTCGCCTCTGTGGTCGCGGAGATCATGGCCGAGCACCCGTGCCGGGTGCTTCTTCTCGTGGAAGACCCCGCCGGGGGCGCAGCGCCACAGGCCACGGTCGCCGCCGTCTGCCATCGCCCGGCCGCGGGCGGCGGGCTGGTGTGCGGGGAGCAGGTCCTCCTGGCCGCCAGCGCGGAAGGGCGCCGGGCGGTGGCCGGTGCTGCCGTTTCCCTCCTCGTTCCGGACCTTCCCGTGGCGCTCTGGTGGCGGGCGGGGTCTCTCGAGGCGGATGAGCGCTTCGCCCGCCTCGCGGGGTTGGCGGACCGGATCCTGCTCGACTCCGCGAGCCTGGCCGACGGCCGCCCCGACTTTTCCGCGATCACGGGTCTTGTGGAGCGATACCGGGACGCCGCCCTGACGGACCTGCAGTGGGGTCGCCTCACCCCCTGGCGGAGCCTGACCGCCCAGTTCTTCGATCCGCCCGAGATGCGGCCGTGCCTCACCCGGGTGGCGGAGGTGACCGTGGTCTTCGGGCCCCAGCCGTCGGGCGCGAGCCAGGGTCTTCTCTATGCGGGCTGGCTGGCGAGCCGCCTCGGCTGGCAAGGGGCCGGGGCGGGCCGGCGCGAGGCGGACGGCGAGATCCGGGCGACCCTGGAGCGAGAGGGGGGAAGGGTCCGCCTCCACCTCCGGCCCGCCGCGGCGGGGGGGACCGAGGGGCTCGTCGGCGTCTCGCTCCTGGCAGAAGGGGAGCCGCCGGCGCGGTTCCGGCTGGACCGGGCGGCGGACGGGGCGTGCGTCGTGAGCGAAGTTGAGCTCGGCGGGCGGCCTCCCCTCAGCCGCACCGTCTGCGTGGAAGAGCCGAGGGAGGGTGAGCTGATCCGCCAGGAGCTGCGCGTTACGGGGCGCGACCGGATCTTCGAGGAGGCGCTCCGCGCCGCCGCCGCCCTCGTCCCGCGATGA
- a CDS encoding beta-propeller fold lactonase family protein: protein MNALPRSRRVRHPWVALWFLLPSALVAYPQPVPAELMITGNDEKVTFDDGGVLRFSAPGRDTISIVDISNRESPKIIASLPLMNSIFGPPSNLAITPDERLAIVANAMTWVQEGAAWKPVPDNKLYVIDLRASPPKHIGTVEVGKQPSGLAINARGDLALVANRGDNSISVVSIDGNEVKLVETVPTGEQVAAVVFTPDGKRAVAAKFPNHKVALLEIDGRKVTYTKYDMPVGLWPYNLDVTPNGKLALTADNGNGGRSDGHVDTVSVIDLEASPPRVIDRVVVGDAPEGFAISPTGEIAVAILLGGSDGPKNAPFYNRNGRVVVLKIDGKKVTKAGEVEVGGVPEGVVFSPDGKYLYIGNYTDRDVSILKVEGTKVTDTGKRLQLPGQPASMRGRAR, encoded by the coding sequence GTGAACGCGCTTCCACGCTCCCGCCGGGTGCGGCACCCGTGGGTGGCATTGTGGTTCCTGCTACCGAGCGCGCTCGTCGCGTATCCGCAGCCCGTTCCCGCGGAGCTCATGATCACCGGGAACGACGAGAAGGTGACCTTCGATGACGGCGGCGTGCTCAGGTTCAGCGCGCCGGGCAGGGATACGATCTCGATCGTCGATATCTCGAACCGCGAGTCGCCGAAGATCATCGCCAGCCTCCCGCTGATGAACTCGATCTTCGGCCCCCCTTCCAATCTCGCGATCACGCCGGACGAGCGGCTGGCCATCGTCGCGAACGCCATGACCTGGGTCCAGGAGGGTGCCGCCTGGAAGCCGGTGCCCGACAACAAGCTCTACGTGATCGATCTCCGGGCCAGTCCGCCGAAACACATCGGGACGGTCGAAGTGGGCAAGCAGCCCTCGGGACTCGCCATCAACGCGCGCGGCGATCTGGCGCTGGTGGCGAATCGGGGGGACAATTCCATCAGCGTGGTGTCCATCGACGGGAACGAGGTGAAGCTCGTCGAGACGGTGCCGACCGGAGAGCAGGTGGCCGCCGTGGTGTTCACGCCGGACGGGAAGCGCGCCGTGGCGGCGAAGTTCCCCAACCACAAGGTGGCGCTCCTGGAAATTGACGGCCGGAAGGTCACGTACACCAAGTATGACATGCCGGTCGGGCTCTGGCCGTATAACCTGGACGTGACGCCGAACGGCAAGCTCGCGCTCACGGCCGATAACGGCAACGGGGGCCGGTCGGACGGGCACGTGGATACGGTCAGCGTCATCGACCTCGAGGCCAGCCCGCCGCGCGTCATTGACCGGGTGGTCGTCGGCGACGCCCCGGAGGGCTTCGCGATCAGCCCCACGGGCGAGATCGCGGTCGCCATCCTGCTGGGCGGCAGCGATGGGCCGAAGAACGCGCCCTTCTACAACAGGAACGGCCGCGTCGTCGTCCTCAAGATCGACGGCAAGAAGGTGACCAAAGCCGGCGAGGTCGAAGTGGGCGGCGTTCCGGAAGGCGTCGTGTTCAGCCCGGACGGCAAGTATCTGTACATCGGGAACTACACGGACAGGGATGTGTCCATCCTCAAGGTCGAGGGCACGAAGGTGACGGATACCGGGAAGCGCTTGCAGCTCCCCGGCCAGCCGGCGTCGATGCGCGGCCGGGCCCGGTAG
- a CDS encoding heavy-metal-associated domain-containing protein — MDRTYQVPAIRCDGCARTIREALGKVPGVEAIEVSVERKTVAVRYDPARVEETRIRGALTGAGFPAT, encoded by the coding sequence ATGGACCGGACGTATCAGGTCCCGGCGATCCGGTGCGACGGCTGCGCCCGGACGATCCGGGAGGCACTCGGGAAGGTCCCAGGGGTCGAGGCGATCGAGGTCTCGGTCGAGCGCAAGACCGTCGCCGTCCGCTACGACCCCGCGCGGGTGGAGGAGACCCGGATCCGGGGCGCGCTCACGGGCGCGGGCTTCCCGGCGACCTGA